The Lewinellaceae bacterium genome has a segment encoding these proteins:
- a CDS encoding 3-hydroxybutyryl-CoA dehydrogenase yields the protein MKNISVIGAGTMGNGIAHVFAMKGYKVHLIDISPDALQKAISTISRNLDRMVSKEKISEADKSETLANITTFTDMVEGISHADLVVEAATENVDLKLKIFGQMDQYAPDGAILASNTSSISITKIAAATHRPDKVIGMHFMNPVPVMKLVEVIRGYSTTDEVTRIIMELSRNLGKVPVEVNDYPGFVANRILMPMINEAIYTLFEGVAGVEEIDTVMKLGMAHPMGPLQLADFIGLDVCLSILEVLYHGFGNPKYAPCPLLVNMVMAGKLGSKSGEGFYAYTPGSKDLVVADGFK from the coding sequence ATGAAAAATATATCTGTCATTGGAGCAGGAACAATGGGAAACGGTATTGCGCATGTTTTTGCCATGAAAGGATACAAAGTCCATCTCATTGATATTTCCCCTGATGCCCTCCAAAAGGCTATTAGCACCATTTCCCGGAACCTGGACAGGATGGTCAGTAAGGAAAAAATTTCGGAAGCAGATAAATCCGAAACGCTGGCCAATATCACGACTTTTACAGATATGGTTGAAGGCATCAGCCATGCGGATCTCGTGGTGGAGGCCGCTACCGAAAACGTTGATCTGAAGCTCAAAATATTTGGCCAAATGGATCAATATGCGCCTGACGGAGCCATTCTCGCTTCCAATACCTCCTCTATCTCCATTACTAAAATAGCTGCCGCGACCCACCGCCCGGATAAGGTGATCGGCATGCACTTTATGAATCCGGTGCCTGTCATGAAACTCGTCGAAGTCATCCGCGGATACAGTACCACAGACGAAGTCACCCGGATCATCATGGAGCTTTCACGAAACCTCGGCAAAGTACCGGTAGAAGTCAATGATTACCCGGGATTCGTGGCCAACAGGATATTGATGCCTATGATCAATGAGGCCATTTATACGCTATTTGAAGGCGTTGCAGGAGTGGAAGAGATCGATACGGTAATGAAGTTGGGCATGGCTCATCCGATGGGCCCGCTGCAGCTGGCCGACTTTATCGGGCTGGATGTATGTTTGTCTATTCTCGAAGTCCTTTACCACGGTTTCGGTAATCCGAAATATGCCCCGTGTCCGCTTTTGGTGAACATGGTGATGGCCGGTAAACTGGGCAGTAAATCGGGAGAAGGGTTTTATGCTTATACGCCGGGAAGCAAGGATTTGGTTGTGGCGGATGGGTTTAAATGA
- a CDS encoding mechanosensitive ion channel — MDFNNIPTSLLILLLIRAFWIVAFFGFIQHILLKAIRNERLHDFVAFYTPLFKNVAWILFTINMIYTLAKVNPIVSMAVIGSLLALGWQPARDFIQGTIFRFQNGDISGQLLKIKHFSGVVSKMNNTKIELRIKNGEIVQIPYSRIVSAFTTKPAASGRQKTGNIIIDLSPSDHFESKKKELKEKLLNMPWVVSSKGITIEKLESRDEKRQLKISFSTADADHVDRVLEGLKGKD; from the coding sequence ATGGACTTTAATAACATACCGACAAGCCTGCTGATCTTATTGCTTATCCGAGCATTTTGGATCGTAGCCTTCTTTGGATTCATCCAACACATTCTCCTCAAAGCCATCAGGAATGAACGGCTCCATGATTTTGTGGCATTTTACACCCCCCTTTTTAAAAATGTTGCCTGGATTTTATTCACCATTAATATGATTTATACCCTGGCAAAAGTAAACCCGATAGTATCCATGGCCGTAATCGGATCCTTACTGGCATTAGGCTGGCAACCCGCCCGGGATTTTATCCAGGGAACGATATTCCGTTTTCAAAACGGAGATATTTCCGGACAGCTTTTAAAAATAAAACACTTTAGCGGAGTGGTCAGTAAAATGAATAATACAAAAATAGAACTTCGTATCAAAAATGGTGAGATCGTACAAATCCCATACAGCAGGATCGTTTCAGCATTCACCACAAAACCTGCCGCTTCTGGAAGGCAAAAAACGGGCAATATTATCATAGACCTCTCCCCGTCGGATCATTTTGAATCGAAAAAGAAAGAATTAAAAGAAAAATTGTTGAATATGCCCTGGGTGGTTTCCTCCAAAGGGATAACCATCGAAAAACTCGAAAGCCGGGATGAAAAAAGACAATTGAAAATTTCTTTTTCAACCGCTGACGCTGATCATGTGGATCGGGTTTTGGAGGGGTTAAAAGGCAAGGATTGA
- a CDS encoding DUF2891 domain-containing protein — translation MKKSIIFFIATLLILSCGQEKSNPPVKRLQLTLDLANELAELPIKCMEQEYPNKLGQVLASDENLGAPRELHPAFYGCFDWHSSVHGHWMLVKLLKTFPDLDKRDTIRQKLAANLTAENIKREVDYFQLPDEKSYERTYGWAWLLKLAEELYTWDDPQAKEWSSNLQPLTDLIVERYLDFLPKLLYPIRVGEHPNTGFGLSFAYDYAKTTGNGVLLALIEERARTYFLNDTNCPLSWEPSGFDFLSPCLEEADIMRRVLSQEEFKTWFDGFLPQLKKKDAMFAPGQVSDRSDGKLVHLDGVNLSRAWCLYGIAEAIPEYAHLKAIANEHMNFTLKNIKDDDYAGGHWLASFAIYALTE, via the coding sequence ATGAAAAAGTCCATCATCTTTTTTATCGCAACCCTCCTAATCCTCTCCTGTGGACAGGAAAAATCAAACCCACCTGTGAAAAGATTACAATTAACCCTTGACCTCGCCAACGAACTGGCAGAGTTGCCCATCAAGTGCATGGAACAGGAATACCCGAACAAACTGGGGCAGGTACTTGCTTCCGATGAAAACCTGGGCGCACCGCGCGAACTTCACCCTGCCTTTTATGGCTGCTTTGACTGGCATTCATCCGTACATGGTCATTGGATGTTGGTGAAATTGTTAAAAACTTTCCCTGATCTCGACAAAAGGGATACCATCCGGCAGAAACTTGCCGCCAATCTTACAGCTGAAAACATAAAAAGAGAAGTGGATTATTTCCAGCTTCCTGATGAAAAAAGTTACGAAAGAACCTATGGCTGGGCCTGGTTGCTTAAGCTGGCCGAAGAATTGTACACCTGGGACGATCCTCAAGCCAAAGAGTGGTCTTCCAACCTACAACCCCTTACCGACCTCATCGTAGAGCGATATCTCGATTTTTTACCGAAACTCCTCTACCCCATCCGCGTGGGGGAGCATCCCAATACGGGGTTCGGACTGAGTTTTGCTTATGATTATGCAAAAACGACAGGGAATGGAGTGTTGCTGGCCCTTATCGAAGAACGTGCCCGCACCTATTTCCTAAACGATACGAATTGTCCATTGAGCTGGGAACCTTCCGGTTTTGACTTTTTATCTCCCTGTCTTGAAGAAGCAGATATCATGAGAAGGGTTTTGTCCCAGGAAGAATTTAAAACATGGTTTGATGGGTTCCTGCCACAGCTAAAGAAAAAAGATGCCATGTTTGCGCCGGGACAGGTATCAGACCGTTCGGATGGAAAATTAGTCCACCTGGATGGCGTCAATTTGAGCCGTGCCTGGTGTCTTTACGGCATCGCAGAAGCTATTCCTGAATATGCCCATCTGAAGGCCATAGCCAATGAACACATGAACTTCACCCTCAAAAATATCAAAGACGACGATTACGCCGGCGGACACTGGCTGGCTTCCTTTGCCATTTATGCACTGACGGAATGA